One genomic window of Maribacter aquivivus includes the following:
- a CDS encoding TraG family conjugative transposon ATPase, producing the protein MNKINLSAYQPIVDIQDNIIFANNGNVVLCYEGTLPEIYSLSEKDFEDIHGAWFQALKSLPIGTVVQKQDIYLKKTYTSEALPNTTFLEKATHDHFKGRDYMEHRCFLFFTLTKNKALNNSKYVNPFRKVSKGITQQLDDNVKSFVGSVSDSVSFINNSRKMKFASLKAKDIQQLTNGYFNGFNEGFDTDIILDKKSVNIGENHFDALAINSELCFGESVQSSKTNEKFTSDDFVFHQGFIDGLGLTLNENHIVNQILYLDDKQKWRKLLDKKVEELNKSSNFGSQNKVVLGKIQHILDQINADDNARIIRGHLNIIYWDKNPENLSRIGSKIKTEFKELDIIPYYPRGEERKNYILNSYCCFSSNFSNNDLYVTDLKHALCLFINNTNYNSDTTGIIFNDREHNVPVLKDVWDERKKRIKARNFAIFAPTGEGKSFLANNILRQYFESGVRLVIIDLGGSYTKFAKLYPEKYTVLRYESGKNLGINPFYISDKNDLTPERLEDLSVFLFELFASDLKVTKAQSVSVKKILRHYYNNTSENHSLDGFYNFIERNQKDLLDTLKIHPDYFNITSFLHVMSEYVGDGLYSFLFEVSEDQTYKIEDKRLIVFELDEVKDNKEILSVMLKLIKSAIQRTIWKNRAEKGIILFDEFAKQLKFDNVLESVEFYYQAIRKQNGAIGIILQSINQLPNNATSASILENTQVIYSLNNEKGYDELVKRLNLSSHDLNQLKSIKNNLSGPRKYTEMFIKIGKESNIFRLEVPKEVYAAYLTDGQENEEIMKLYDEHHDMEKAIIEFTYKT; encoded by the coding sequence ATGAACAAGATTAATCTTTCAGCATATCAACCTATTGTAGATATTCAAGACAATATCATATTTGCCAACAATGGTAATGTTGTCCTGTGCTATGAAGGTACGTTACCAGAGATTTATTCATTGTCCGAAAAAGACTTTGAAGATATACACGGTGCTTGGTTTCAGGCTTTGAAATCATTACCTATTGGTACTGTAGTGCAAAAACAGGACATATATCTTAAAAAAACATACACTTCAGAAGCGCTTCCAAATACAACGTTTTTGGAAAAAGCAACACACGACCACTTCAAAGGACGTGATTATATGGAACATCGTTGCTTTTTGTTCTTTACGCTCACTAAGAATAAAGCGCTGAACAATTCAAAATATGTCAACCCTTTCCGTAAAGTTTCCAAAGGGATTACACAACAATTGGATGACAACGTTAAGAGCTTTGTCGGTTCTGTTAGTGATTCTGTTTCCTTCATAAACAATAGTCGAAAAATGAAATTTGCTTCGCTTAAAGCGAAAGATATTCAGCAGTTAACGAATGGATATTTCAATGGTTTTAATGAAGGGTTTGACACCGATATCATATTAGATAAAAAAAGCGTCAATATTGGCGAAAACCATTTTGATGCCCTGGCTATCAATAGCGAACTGTGCTTTGGCGAAAGTGTACAGAGTAGCAAGACCAATGAGAAATTCACTTCTGACGATTTTGTGTTTCATCAAGGGTTTATTGATGGCTTAGGGCTCACGCTTAATGAAAATCATATTGTCAATCAAATCCTTTATCTGGATGACAAACAGAAGTGGCGCAAGCTACTGGATAAGAAAGTTGAAGAACTTAATAAAAGTTCCAACTTCGGTTCGCAGAATAAAGTAGTCCTCGGTAAAATTCAGCATATCCTTGACCAAATCAACGCTGATGATAATGCACGTATTATTCGAGGTCATTTAAACATCATCTATTGGGACAAGAACCCAGAAAATTTAAGTCGAATCGGTTCAAAAATAAAGACCGAGTTTAAGGAACTAGACATTATTCCTTACTATCCTAGAGGTGAGGAACGAAAGAATTATATCCTAAATAGTTACTGCTGTTTTTCTTCAAACTTTTCAAATAACGATTTATATGTTACCGATTTAAAACACGCTTTATGCCTGTTCATCAATAACACCAATTATAATTCTGATACTACCGGAATCATCTTTAATGATAGGGAACATAATGTGCCTGTTCTTAAAGATGTTTGGGACGAACGCAAGAAGCGCATTAAGGCAAGAAACTTTGCCATTTTTGCACCTACTGGCGAAGGCAAGTCCTTTTTGGCAAATAACATTCTGCGCCAGTATTTTGAAAGTGGTGTCCGCCTGGTCATAATTGACCTTGGTGGATCCTACACCAAATTTGCCAAACTCTATCCCGAAAAATATACTGTGCTTCGCTATGAAAGTGGCAAAAATTTAGGCATCAATCCTTTTTATATAAGTGATAAAAATGACCTAACACCAGAACGTTTGGAAGACTTGTCCGTTTTCTTGTTTGAACTTTTCGCCTCAGATTTAAAAGTTACCAAAGCACAATCGGTTTCGGTTAAAAAGATACTACGCCATTATTACAATAATACTTCAGAAAATCATTCCTTAGATGGTTTCTACAACTTTATAGAGAGGAATCAGAAAGATCTTCTGGACACCTTAAAAATCCATCCCGACTACTTCAATATTACAAGCTTCTTGCACGTAATGTCCGAATATGTCGGCGATGGTCTATATAGCTTCCTGTTTGAAGTTAGTGAAGACCAAACCTATAAAATTGAAGACAAACGCTTGATTGTGTTTGAACTGGATGAAGTCAAGGACAATAAAGAAATCTTGTCCGTAATGTTGAAGTTGATAAAGTCAGCCATTCAAAGAACGATATGGAAAAATCGTGCTGAAAAAGGCATCATCCTTTTCGATGAGTTTGCAAAGCAACTGAAGTTTGATAATGTACTGGAAAGTGTGGAATTCTATTACCAAGCCATCCGTAAACAAAATGGTGCTATTGGTATTATTCTTCAGTCGATAAATCAGCTTCCAAATAATGCAACATCGGCAAGCATACTTGAAAACACACAAGTCATTTATAGCCTGAACAATGAAAAGGGTTATGACGAATTGGTCAAAAGACTCAACCTATCCAGCCACGATTTAAACCAATTAAAATCCATCAAAAACAATCTTTCTGGTCCACGGAAATACACCGAAATGTTCATCAAAATAGGCAAGGAAAGCAACATTTTCAGGTTAGAAGTTCCCAAAGAAGTGTATGCAGCTTACTTAACGGATGGACAAGAAAACGAGGAAATAATGAAGCTCTACGATGAGCATCACGATATGGAAAAAGCAATAATTGAATTCACATATAAAACATAA
- a CDS encoding N-acetylmuramoyl-L-alanine amidase family protein: MKKVLKNVSFVFLLLKMCIVLGQETSTKKRIIIDVGHGGKDTGAIGINKIQEKDVVLDIANAILKLNNKLDTPLDIYLTRYTDTLISLSDRAKLAKALKADLFVSLHCNHSDNPDARGIEVYASQKGTNNSKESIYTGYQIEKALCKAIGYKSRGVKFANFQVLRETIDYCTSVLLELGFLSNRDESSYISASKNIKLIALAILLSIKN, encoded by the coding sequence ATGAAAAAAGTGCTCAAAAACGTCAGTTTTGTCTTTTTGCTTCTAAAAATGTGTATCGTTTTGGGACAAGAGACAAGTACTAAAAAACGAATTATAATTGATGTTGGACACGGTGGAAAAGATACCGGTGCGATAGGCATAAATAAAATCCAAGAAAAGGATGTTGTATTGGATATAGCGAATGCCATTTTGAAGCTGAATAATAAATTAGATACCCCTTTGGATATTTATTTAACCAGGTATACTGATACACTCATTTCGTTATCGGATAGAGCAAAACTGGCCAAAGCTCTAAAAGCCGATTTGTTTGTGTCGCTGCATTGCAATCATTCAGATAATCCAGATGCAAGAGGGATAGAAGTTTATGCTTCACAAAAGGGAACAAATAATTCCAAAGAATCTATTTATACAGGTTATCAAATTGAAAAAGCACTTTGCAAAGCCATAGGATATAAAAGTAGAGGAGTGAAGTTTGCAAATTTTCAGGTACTACGTGAAACTATTGACTATTGTACTTCGGTTCTTTTGGAACTGGGTTTTTTGAGTAATAGGGATGAAAGCAGTTATATTTCTGCTTCTAAGAATATCAAATTAATTGCCTTAGCCATTTTATTATCTATTAAAAACTAA
- a CDS encoding conjugal transfer protein TraK yields the protein MKTPYKNIYKVLKLNRFIVLAVVIFAMLSSTFSLWMAFKTNKKALNSAFAINTDGSIIPLKLVTQKENFQVEALAHLDLFHKYFYNIDASNYERNLEKALWLGNSSVDNLYRQKKADGVYNRLLQYSLVQKVLSIDSQIEEQNGTYVFRTVSVFEINRGSIIDTYELVSSGNLIPVDRNFPNNPHGLLITEYFENTLKKLSDESREK from the coding sequence ATGAAAACACCATACAAGAACATATACAAGGTCTTAAAATTAAACAGATTTATCGTGTTGGCAGTTGTCATTTTTGCAATGCTGTCCAGCACCTTTTCACTTTGGATGGCTTTTAAAACGAATAAAAAAGCACTCAATAGCGCTTTCGCCATTAATACCGATGGCAGTATTATTCCGCTTAAACTCGTTACCCAAAAAGAAAATTTTCAGGTTGAAGCTTTAGCCCATTTAGACCTGTTCCATAAGTACTTCTATAACATTGATGCTAGCAATTATGAACGGAATCTGGAAAAGGCGCTTTGGTTGGGTAATAGTTCTGTGGATAATTTGTACCGTCAGAAAAAAGCAGATGGTGTCTATAACCGATTGCTACAATATTCGCTAGTTCAAAAAGTACTGAGTATAGACTCACAAATCGAAGAACAAAATGGAACATACGTATTTAGAACGGTTAGCGTCTTTGAAATTAATAGAGGTTCAATAATAGATACCTACGAACTCGTTTCTAGTGGAAACTTAATTCCAGTTGATAGAAACTTTCCAAACAATCCGCACGGTCTTTTGATTACGGAATACTTTGAAAACACACTTAAAAAATTATCTGATGAAAGTAGAGAAAAATAA
- a CDS encoding CusA/CzcA family heavy metal efflux RND transporter, whose product MLNKIIRYSITHKLVIGLLTLALIITGAYSLQQLPVDAVPDITNNQVQVITTSPTLAAQEVERLITFPIELTMTTIPQIDEIRSFSRFGLSVVTIVFEENVDVYWARQQVNERLADAQSQIPEGIGKPGIAPLTTGLGEIYQYVIATKPGYEDKYTATELRTIQDWVIKRQLLGTKGVADVSSFGGYLKQYEIAVRPERLNGMGVSISDLFSALENNNQNTGGAYIEKNDKALFIRSEGLVGSIEDIKNILVKQTESGIPILISDVATVQTGKAIRYGATTRNGEGEVVSAIVMMLKGANSAKVIKDVKDRIETISKTLPEGVVIEPFLDRTKLVDNAIGTVTTNLVEGALIVIFILLLLLGNWRAGLITASVIPLALLFAFSMMHIFGVSANLMSLGAVDFGLIVDGAVIIVEATLFHLGALKISRKLTQAEMDEEVYQSASKIRNSAAFGEIIILIVYLPILALVGTEGKMFGPMAQTVSFAILGAFLLSLTYIPMMSALVLSKKTEHKRNISDKIMDFFYCIYEPIIHWAMRTRIIVVGSTIALFVTAFLVFQSLGGEFIPTLEEGDFAVETRVITGSSLSNTIKATTKAEKILLDNFPEVEQVVSKIGSGEIPTDPMPIEAADLMIILKDKSEWVSASNREDLANKMAEALEVIPGVTFGFQQPIQMRFNELMTGVRQDVAIKIYGEDLNQLSTYASQIGKLAGTVEGAVDVYTEEVTGVPQIVINYNRGQLAKYGLDIKSVNNTIQAAFAGASTGLVYEGEKQFDLVVRLENKNRTDLHDVQNLYLNGANGQQIPLQQVANVSIKDGPYQIQRDDTRRRIIVAFNVRNRDVESVVDEISSKIDSQINLKPGYTISYGGQFENLVEARERLAIAVPLALLLIFILLYFTFGSIKQGVLIFTAIPLSAIGGVFALWLRDMPFSISAGVGFIALFGVAVLNGIVLIAEFNRLKKDGISDIFQRIYQGTKTRLRPVILTASVASLGFLPMAISQTSGAEVQRPLATVVIGGLITATFLTLVVLPILYYYSEKKLKMKPNKTALVMLMALFGSAFSINAQTTSQVKVYQNIDEVIETALKNNPNIKVSRLETEQQQALKGSSFDLPKTDFGLEYGQINSIADNDTRFSVSQKFAFPTLYGSQNKLVKTKIEASELNEAVLKNDLIAQVKSTYYELWYIKSKQMVLQKQDSIYERFAYAANLRYKTGESNALEQATANVELADIQIMILDNASVLKNHQLQLQNLMNTDSLVDINVGNLEVKTEMLPQLKDSTAISNNPTLAFYQKQIELAENEKSVAVSKLLPDITLGYFNQSFIGNGETANGTPTVFDSGDRFTGVQLGLSIPIWLKPHTAKIKAAKIQKMENEAQLEAIKNRAQTQFDTLWETLQTEQTNLESYKNNALPQAELLLKNSQRGFQEGEVGYIEYIQGLNRAMTIQVKYLDFVNQYNQTLIKIEELIANNQ is encoded by the coding sequence ATGCTTAATAAAATTATTAGGTATTCCATAACCCATAAGCTGGTTATTGGTTTACTCACTCTAGCCTTGATTATCACGGGTGCTTATTCATTGCAACAGCTTCCTGTAGATGCCGTTCCGGATATTACCAATAATCAAGTACAGGTCATTACGACCTCGCCAACACTTGCAGCCCAAGAGGTTGAGCGATTAATCACTTTTCCCATTGAACTCACAATGACAACCATTCCCCAAATCGATGAAATTCGTTCTTTTTCACGTTTTGGATTATCGGTTGTAACCATTGTTTTTGAGGAGAATGTAGATGTGTATTGGGCAAGACAACAGGTAAACGAACGTCTGGCGGATGCTCAATCCCAAATTCCAGAGGGCATCGGTAAGCCAGGAATCGCACCATTGACTACGGGACTTGGTGAAATTTATCAATATGTCATTGCTACAAAGCCTGGTTATGAGGACAAATACACAGCAACAGAGCTTCGGACGATACAAGATTGGGTCATTAAACGCCAGCTATTGGGAACGAAAGGCGTTGCAGACGTCAGTAGTTTTGGTGGCTATCTAAAACAATATGAAATTGCAGTTCGTCCAGAACGCTTGAACGGTATGGGTGTTTCCATTTCCGACCTTTTCAGCGCACTCGAAAATAACAATCAAAATACTGGCGGTGCTTATATTGAAAAAAATGACAAAGCACTTTTTATTAGAAGCGAAGGCCTTGTTGGTTCGATAGAAGATATCAAGAATATTCTTGTAAAGCAGACAGAAAGTGGCATTCCTATTTTGATAAGTGATGTTGCAACAGTTCAAACAGGAAAGGCGATTCGTTATGGCGCAACAACCCGAAATGGCGAAGGCGAAGTGGTTAGTGCGATTGTTATGATGTTGAAAGGCGCTAACTCCGCCAAAGTAATAAAGGATGTAAAAGATAGAATTGAAACCATTAGCAAAACCTTGCCCGAAGGTGTGGTTATCGAACCCTTTCTGGATAGAACTAAATTGGTGGACAATGCCATTGGTACAGTTACCACCAATCTTGTGGAAGGTGCGCTTATCGTGATTTTCATTTTACTTTTATTGTTGGGCAATTGGCGTGCTGGTTTGATTACAGCATCCGTTATTCCTCTCGCTTTACTATTTGCGTTTAGTATGATGCATATTTTTGGTGTTTCGGCAAACCTGATGAGTTTGGGAGCAGTTGATTTTGGTTTAATTGTGGATGGTGCGGTCATTATTGTGGAAGCGACCCTATTCCATTTAGGGGCGTTAAAAATTTCCAGAAAATTGACGCAGGCTGAAATGGATGAAGAAGTGTATCAATCTGCAAGTAAAATTCGAAATTCAGCAGCTTTCGGAGAAATCATCATCCTAATTGTATATCTACCTATTTTAGCCTTGGTGGGAACGGAAGGCAAAATGTTCGGACCGATGGCGCAAACGGTAAGTTTCGCTATTTTGGGAGCATTCTTATTGTCGCTGACTTACATTCCAATGATGTCGGCATTGGTCTTGAGCAAAAAAACAGAACACAAGCGGAATATTTCCGATAAAATAATGGACTTCTTTTATTGCATTTACGAACCAATCATACATTGGGCAATGCGTACAAGAATTATTGTAGTTGGTAGTACCATTGCACTTTTCGTCACCGCTTTTTTAGTGTTCCAAAGCTTGGGTGGCGAATTTATTCCAACACTTGAAGAAGGCGATTTTGCGGTAGAAACACGAGTTATTACGGGAAGTTCCCTTTCAAATACAATAAAAGCGACTACCAAAGCTGAAAAAATCCTCTTGGATAATTTTCCAGAGGTGGAACAAGTCGTATCTAAAATTGGTTCGGGAGAAATCCCAACAGATCCGATGCCGATTGAGGCTGCCGATTTAATGATAATTCTTAAAGATAAATCAGAATGGGTTTCGGCATCCAACAGGGAAGATTTGGCAAATAAAATGGCTGAAGCACTTGAAGTTATTCCTGGTGTTACCTTTGGTTTTCAACAACCGATTCAAATGCGTTTTAATGAGTTGATGACAGGTGTGCGTCAAGATGTCGCCATCAAGATTTATGGCGAAGATTTAAATCAACTTTCTACCTATGCAAGCCAAATCGGAAAATTGGCAGGAACGGTGGAAGGTGCTGTGGATGTCTATACGGAGGAGGTCACGGGAGTGCCACAAATAGTCATCAACTACAATCGTGGACAACTTGCAAAATACGGATTGGATATAAAATCGGTAAACAATACGATTCAAGCTGCATTCGCTGGAGCTTCCACAGGCTTGGTGTATGAAGGCGAAAAGCAGTTTGACTTGGTAGTACGTTTGGAAAATAAAAACAGAACAGACCTTCACGATGTCCAGAATCTGTATCTCAATGGTGCCAATGGCCAACAGATTCCCTTGCAACAGGTAGCAAATGTTTCCATAAAAGATGGACCTTACCAAATTCAACGAGATGATACACGACGACGAATAATCGTAGCCTTCAATGTGCGTAATCGGGATGTGGAAAGCGTTGTTGATGAAATAAGTTCAAAAATCGATTCACAAATCAATCTGAAACCAGGCTATACTATTTCGTATGGAGGGCAGTTTGAAAATCTTGTGGAAGCACGAGAACGTTTGGCAATTGCAGTTCCACTCGCATTGTTGCTCATTTTTATTCTGTTATACTTTACGTTTGGGTCAATCAAACAAGGTGTGCTCATTTTTACGGCAATTCCATTATCAGCCATTGGGGGTGTGTTTGCACTTTGGCTTCGAGATATGCCATTTAGTATTTCTGCAGGAGTTGGATTTATTGCTTTGTTTGGTGTAGCGGTCCTAAATGGTATCGTTTTAATTGCGGAATTTAACCGACTTAAAAAAGACGGAATTTCAGATATTTTCCAACGCATCTATCAAGGCACAAAGACCCGTTTACGTCCTGTAATTTTGACCGCTTCCGTAGCCTCTCTAGGGTTTTTGCCAATGGCAATTTCCCAAACTTCTGGCGCAGAAGTACAGCGACCTTTGGCAACCGTAGTGATTGGTGGTTTGATTACAGCAACCTTTTTAACGCTCGTGGTATTGCCAATCCTCTATTATTATTCTGAAAAAAAATTAAAGATGAAACCTAATAAGACAGCTCTTGTTATGCTGATGGCATTATTCGGAAGTGCCTTTTCCATAAATGCGCAGACAACTTCTCAAGTAAAAGTCTATCAAAATATTGATGAAGTAATTGAAACAGCATTAAAAAACAATCCCAATATCAAGGTGTCACGTTTGGAGACAGAACAGCAGCAGGCATTGAAAGGCAGTAGTTTCGATTTACCTAAAACTGATTTTGGTTTGGAATATGGACAAATCAATAGCATTGCAGATAATGATACACGTTTTAGCGTTAGTCAAAAGTTTGCGTTCCCAACACTTTATGGAAGCCAAAATAAATTGGTAAAAACCAAAATTGAGGCAAGCGAACTGAATGAAGCGGTTCTAAAAAATGATTTGATTGCCCAAGTTAAATCCACGTATTACGAATTGTGGTATATCAAGAGCAAACAAATGGTACTGCAAAAACAGGACAGCATTTATGAACGGTTTGCCTACGCCGCGAACTTGCGTTATAAAACAGGCGAAAGCAATGCATTGGAGCAGGCAACAGCCAATGTGGAACTGGCAGATATTCAGATTATGATTTTGGATAACGCTTCTGTCCTTAAAAACCATCAACTACAATTGCAAAATCTGATGAATACAGATAGTTTGGTTGATATCAATGTAGGAAATTTAGAAGTAAAAACTGAAATGTTACCCCAGTTGAAGGATTCCACAGCAATCTCAAATAATCCAACGCTCGCTTTTTACCAAAAGCAAATCGAACTTGCCGAAAATGAAAAATCCGTGGCTGTTTCAAAACTATTACCAGATATCACATTGGGTTATTTCAATCAATCCTTTATAGGCAATGGCGAAACCGCAAACGGAACACCAACAGTATTCGATTCTGGAGATAGATTTACAGGTGTGCAATTGGGTTTGAGTATCCCAATTTGGTTAAAACCACACACAGCGAAAATCAAAGCTGCCAAAATCCAAAAAATGGAGAACGAAGCACAATTGGAAGCTATAAAAAACAGAGCGCA
- a CDS encoding DUF6660 family protein, producing the protein MKSIAIILSLYFLALNFIPCNDGKMSSDDAEIENVIAMDGNHDHGATDLCSPFCNCHCCHIHTIESNIISFEPLILMNFKEKFAHFDSFGNDISHSLFQPPKA; encoded by the coding sequence GTGAAATCAATCGCAATCATATTATCGCTATATTTTTTGGCACTCAATTTCATTCCGTGTAATGATGGGAAGATGTCAAGTGATGATGCGGAAATCGAAAATGTAATCGCGATGGATGGAAATCATGACCATGGCGCAACCGACCTGTGTTCCCCATTTTGCAATTGCCATTGCTGCCATATCCATACCATCGAATCCAACATTATTTCGTTCGAACCCTTGATTCTTATGAATTTCAAGGAAAAATTTGCGCATTTCGATAGCTTCGGCAATGACATTTCACACTCTCTTTTCCAGCCTCCAAAGGCATAG
- a CDS encoding DUF4138 domain-containing protein, with translation MKNSVLIIAVICISAFAKAQTTKVLDTIYANDTKNVALFFPEPIRQGVTGSDNFVFTYNREKEQYFGLLQATPGKESNLLIINRNGAIFSYIIRYRKQLSKLNYFVSQSSSIGNEKPIIIDTTEVTEVENLVDNSRFYYTKFSSYLLERKQRIGTIQKRNESIVLSVENIVFDKEELYFVIQIENKSSLDYDLNFLNLSLETRQKGKRKSLQKLLQEPIFKHNVPSRIAEGEVVKLVYVMPKFSIINDRRLVVELNEKNGERDLKLKVSHKYINNPN, from the coding sequence ATGAAAAATTCAGTCTTAATAATAGCAGTCATATGTATTTCCGCTTTCGCGAAAGCACAAACAACCAAAGTTCTCGACACCATTTATGCCAACGACACCAAAAACGTTGCGCTGTTCTTTCCAGAACCTATTAGGCAAGGTGTAACTGGTTCGGATAATTTTGTCTTTACCTACAATCGTGAAAAAGAACAGTACTTTGGATTGCTTCAGGCAACCCCTGGAAAAGAAAGTAATTTATTGATAATCAATAGAAATGGGGCGATTTTTTCGTATATTATAAGATATAGAAAGCAGCTATCGAAGCTCAATTATTTCGTGTCACAATCAAGTAGTATAGGCAATGAAAAACCTATCATCATTGACACTACCGAAGTAACTGAAGTTGAGAATTTAGTAGATAACAGCAGATTTTACTACACAAAATTCTCTTCTTATCTTCTTGAAAGAAAGCAACGAATAGGTACGATACAAAAACGAAATGAAAGCATCGTTTTGAGTGTTGAGAATATAGTTTTTGATAAGGAAGAACTCTACTTTGTTATCCAGATTGAGAATAAATCGAGTTTGGATTACGACTTAAATTTCTTAAATCTCTCGCTAGAAACAAGACAAAAAGGCAAAAGAAAATCGTTACAAAAGCTGCTTCAAGAACCCATTTTTAAGCACAACGTACCGTCCAGAATAGCTGAGGGCGAAGTTGTAAAATTAGTTTATGTAATGCCTAAATTTTCAATAATTAATGACCGTAGATTAGTGGTTGAGCTGAATGAGAAAAATGGGGAAAGGGATTTAAAATTGAAGGTATCGCATAAGTATATCAATAACCCAAATTAA
- a CDS encoding conjugal transfer protein, whose amino-acid sequence MNTKIKTILFGLIFTVAILLPGGATAQGMPTYDNTNFISLVKQLVESGKQTAQMIKSVQFLKDAKESIEKVSSVVQQLRAVEQIAQNNQRLINVMQNDLQDILNSPYIKPEEVTRVAESFDAIVQNSLDTVDFMGEILSSDNLKMSDAERAEVLKEKELESKQMVSNIETKTKRYRDIISFRKMQDKVNNRETDY is encoded by the coding sequence ATGAACACAAAAATCAAAACAATCTTGTTCGGACTAATCTTCACGGTAGCCATTTTATTGCCTGGCGGTGCTACTGCCCAAGGAATGCCCACTTACGACAATACCAATTTTATCAGTTTAGTAAAACAACTGGTAGAATCTGGAAAGCAGACAGCTCAAATGATTAAGTCCGTACAGTTCTTGAAAGATGCAAAAGAAAGCATTGAGAAAGTATCGAGTGTGGTACAACAACTTAGAGCAGTTGAGCAAATTGCACAAAACAATCAACGCCTTATTAATGTAATGCAAAACGACTTACAGGATATTTTAAACTCGCCTTACATCAAGCCCGAGGAAGTAACACGGGTTGCGGAATCATTTGATGCCATAGTCCAAAACTCATTAGATACGGTTGATTTTATGGGTGAAATTTTATCAAGCGATAACCTAAAAATGTCGGATGCTGAACGTGCTGAAGTTTTAAAGGAAAAAGAACTAGAATCTAAACAAATGGTTTCCAATATTGAGACAAAAACGAAACGCTACAGGGATATTATTTCCTTTAGAAAAATGCAGGATAAAGTCAATAACCGCGAAACAGATTACTAA
- the traM gene encoding conjugative transposon protein TraM, giving the protein MKVEKNKIVFAAVLAVIFIFLISYSVMVMGDDESETENLEQTLIPDLDENQKEYDSKLDAINDLKEVRENNAPSIYDEKLIDSLGFYDQDLPEREKERIVDSIYNAGKIQYSEKRYQNFGQRKVAQKNIQQIDSADIKREQKIQAKELGLEHQLFFAASPKPNAFSSIGNTDDSIYVIVDGSQIVMANTRLRMRLTKSATINGKLMPKNTPVFGFISFQPNRALIEIENISHHPTKLKAFDLQDGSEGIYVENNFRAEATTEVLDDIIGDINIPAVPQVGGITKVLRRSNRNVKVTVLNNYKLILKPKL; this is encoded by the coding sequence ATGAAAGTAGAGAAAAATAAAATTGTCTTTGCAGCTGTATTGGCTGTGATTTTCATATTCCTGATTTCCTATTCTGTAATGGTTATGGGCGATGATGAAAGTGAAACTGAAAACCTTGAACAGACCTTGATACCCGATTTGGACGAAAACCAAAAAGAGTATGATTCTAAATTGGATGCTATTAACGACCTAAAGGAAGTGCGAGAAAATAATGCGCCTAGTATCTACGATGAAAAACTAATTGATTCCTTGGGATTTTATGACCAAGACCTTCCGGAACGTGAAAAAGAACGTATTGTGGATAGTATTTATAATGCTGGTAAAATTCAATATTCTGAAAAACGATATCAAAATTTTGGACAAAGGAAAGTCGCTCAAAAGAATATCCAGCAAATTGACTCAGCCGATATTAAAAGAGAACAAAAAATTCAAGCTAAAGAATTGGGTCTAGAACATCAATTGTTTTTTGCTGCTTCGCCTAAACCCAATGCCTTTTCTAGTATTGGAAATACAGATGACAGTATCTATGTCATCGTTGATGGCAGCCAAATCGTAATGGCAAATACAAGATTAAGAATGCGCCTTACTAAATCGGCAACTATCAATGGTAAGCTGATGCCAAAGAATACACCAGTTTTTGGGTTTATTAGTTTTCAACCCAATCGCGCGCTGATTGAAATTGAAAATATTAGTCATCATCCTACAAAGCTCAAAGCATTCGATTTGCAAGATGGAAGCGAAGGTATTTATGTTGAGAATAACTTTAGAGCAGAAGCCACCACCGAAGTTCTTGACGACATTATTGGCGACATCAACATACCTGCCGTTCCGCAAGTAGGTGGAATTACAAAAGTTCTTAGACGTAGTAATCGTAACGTAAAAGTTACGGTTTTGAACAATTACAAATTAATCTTAAAACCAAAATTATGA